A genomic stretch from Deltaproteobacteria bacterium includes:
- the lpxA gene encoding acyl-ACP--UDP-N-acetylglucosamine O-acyltransferase, which produces MDSDNLPLIHETAIVSPSAALEKGVGIGPFSVIGPHVTIGKNAKIGPHVVIEGNTRIGDGVTVAQFASIGAPPQDLKYGGEPTRVEIGHRTVIREFVTVHRGTEKGGGITKVGSDCLIMAYCHIAHDCRVGDHVIMANGATLGGHVQVGDHVVIGGLSAVHQYCRIGPYAFLGGMSGVNKDIPPFTKYWGNRGKLYGLNLVGLRRNQFSREAIDALSKAYKEIFRGPETVSAAVARLFSMPDLLPEVFLFLDFIRSSQRGVPAAGSNGDEET; this is translated from the coding sequence ATGGATTCAGACAACCTCCCCTTAATACATGAGACCGCGATCGTATCGCCCTCTGCCGCTCTGGAAAAGGGGGTCGGCATCGGCCCCTTCTCCGTCATCGGTCCGCATGTGACCATCGGAAAGAACGCAAAGATCGGGCCTCACGTCGTCATAGAGGGCAACACGCGGATCGGCGATGGGGTAACGGTGGCCCAATTTGCCTCCATAGGCGCCCCTCCTCAGGATCTCAAATATGGCGGGGAGCCCACCCGGGTCGAGATCGGGCATAGGACGGTCATCCGGGAATTTGTCACCGTCCACCGGGGGACGGAAAAAGGTGGAGGAATCACGAAGGTCGGCTCTGACTGCCTTATCATGGCTTACTGCCACATCGCTCACGACTGCCGTGTAGGAGACCACGTCATCATGGCCAATGGGGCGACCCTCGGCGGCCATGTCCAAGTGGGAGACCACGTGGTCATCGGAGGGCTTTCGGCAGTTCACCAGTACTGCCGCATCGGCCCATACGCATTTCTCGGTGGCATGTCAGGGGTGAACAAGGACATACCGCCATTTACCAAATATTGGGGAAACCGGGGAAAACTGTACGGGCTCAATCTCGTGGGCCTCAGACGGAATCAATTTTCCCGCGAGGCCATAGATGCGCTCAGCAAGGCCTATAAAGAGATCTTTCGCGGCCCGGAGACGGTGAGCGCTGCGGTCGCTCGTCTCTTCTCCATGCCCGATCTCCTGCCCGAGGTCTTCCTTTTTCTGGATTTCATTCGATCTTCACAGCGCGGGGTACCGGCCGCCGGGTCAAACGGAGACGAAGAGACGTGA
- the fabZ gene encoding 3-hydroxyacyl-ACP dehydratase FabZ: protein MKPENWYCGIKEIMKHLPHRYPFLLVDRILTVQPGVRITGLKNVTINEPFFSGHFPGEPIMPGVLILEAMAQTGIIFAKCTDPEALEDKLLVFAGMDEVRFRKPVKPGDQLIMELQLLKKKSTLWKMDGKARVGGEIVAEAILMAAIQKNRGTSDDPSSP from the coding sequence ATGAAGCCCGAAAACTGGTACTGCGGAATCAAAGAGATCATGAAGCACCTCCCCCACCGGTATCCCTTCCTCCTTGTGGATCGAATCCTCACTGTGCAACCAGGAGTCAGGATCACCGGGCTAAAGAACGTGACCATAAACGAACCCTTCTTCAGCGGGCACTTCCCCGGAGAACCCATAATGCCAGGCGTGCTCATCCTCGAGGCCATGGCACAAACAGGCATCATCTTTGCTAAGTGCACGGATCCAGAGGCCCTCGAGGACAAGCTCCTCGTCTTCGCTGGCATGGACGAGGTCCGTTTCAGAAAACCGGTGAAACCCGGCGATCAGCTCATCATGGAGCTCCAGCTCCTCAAGAAAAAGTCCACCCTCTGGAAGATGGACGGCAAGGCCCGAGTCGGGGGAGAGATCGTGGCCGAGGCCATACTCATGGCGGCAATCCAGAAAAACCGCGGCACGAGCGACGATCCCTCCTCCCCATGA